In Bacillus thuringiensis, the DNA window ACGATGCAGCACGTTCGTTTGTTACCACTAGATTTACGATATGCAAATGTGCTTTTCGAGCTATCAAGTGATCCACATGTAAAAAATGCATTAGGAATAAAGGTAGAAAAAATCGAAGACACGAAAGCGTTTCTTCTTTTTGCGATAGAAGAAGAGAACCAAAAGAAATCTTTATCCAGAGTGGTTCTAAATGAAGAAAATGAAATAATCGGCCTCACCACACTTAAACATATTAATTACGAGAAGAAGCAATCTCACATTGGCAGTTGGCTTGGCCATCCTTACTGGGGAAAAGGCTATAACGAGGCTGCTAAAAAAGAAATTTTAAAAATCGCTTTTTTAGATTTACAACTTACATACGTATTCGCTGGTGCTAAAACGAATAATATTCGCTCGTTAAAAGCACAAGAAAAACTACCGTACATTTCATTGCATGTGGAAAACAAGTTTCCAGAAGAACACGCTGCACTAGCGAAAGAAGTAAAGTCCCCTTGCTCACTGCATGTCGTATCACGTAAAAATTTTTTAAATTGGGTGAAATTACAAAGTGAGGAGGAAAAATATGAAGGTATTGAAAATTAGTTTAACAATTGTAATAGAATTAGCTCTTATTTATCTTTTTTCAAAATTGGTCGGTTGGTCATTTATGGAGACCTTTTTCCTTGGAAGTTTAGCGATATTTGCAATTATGTGGTTAATTATTATGAATACTCATAGAAACAACATTACGGATCACGCAATCAGTAAAACACTGACTGGCGTTGAGACTGGTGAAATAAAACCATTTCAAATCGTTTTCACTTCATATATGGCAGGCACTCTTTCACTTGTCTTAATTAGTTTTGTTATAACTGCAATTTACTATCTTCCTTACTTCCTATAAAAAAAAGCCCTCGTGATAATCACGAGGGCTTTTCTACTATGCACGAGAAACGTATTTACCTTCACCAGTGTTGATGATAAGCATTTCGCCTTCGTTAATGAAGATTGGTACTTGTACAACAAGACCAGTTTCTAATGTAGCTGGTTTTGTTACGTTAGAAGCTGTATCGCCTTTAATACCAGGCTCTGTTTCTGACACTTTTAATTCAACTGTGTTCGGAAGTTCAACACCAAGTACTTCATCTTGGTATGTCATAATAGATACTTCCATGTTTTCTTTTAGGAATTTAAGTTCACGCTCGATTTGGTTTTCACCAAGTTCGATTTGCTCGTAAGTTCCATTATCCATAAATACGTGAGACTCACCGCTCGCGTATAAGTATTGCATACGACGGTTTTCGATGTGTGCTTTTTCTACTTTTTCACCTGCACGGAATGTTTTCTCTTGAACAGATCCTGTGCGAAGGTTACGTAGTTTAGAGCGAACGAATGCAGCACCTTTACCTGGCTTTACGTGTTGGAAATCCATTACTTGCCAAAGGGCATTGTCCACTGAAATTGTTAAACCTGTACGAAAATCGTTTACTGAAATCATGTAAAAAAATCCTCCTGTATATTACAAAATAATAAGTTCTTTTGGTGATTTCGTAATTACTTCATTACCTTCACTTGTTACAATGATATCATCTTCAATACGTACGCCGCCAATACCTGGAATATAAATACCTGGTTCTACTGTTACAGCCATACCTGGTTCAAGTACTGTATCAGAACGGAACGCTAAACCTGGTGCTTCATGGATTTCAAGACCGATTCCATGACCAGTAGAATGTCCAAAGTATTCACCATATCCTTTTTCCGTTATGTAATCGCGCGTTAGCGCATCCGCTTCACGGCCTGTTAAACCAGCTTTAATACCGTTCACACCACGTAATTGTGCTTCTAAAACGATATTATAAATTTCTTTCAATTTATCAGATGGTTCACCAACTGCAATCGTACGAGTAATATCAGAACAATATCCTTTGTAATAAGCGCCGAAGTCTAATGTAACGAAATCTCCTGTTTCTATCACTTTTTCAGATGCCACGCCGTGCGGTAATGCCGAACGAAGACCTGAAGCAACGATAATATCAAACGAAGAAGATGTTGCTCCTTGTTTTCTCATGAAAAATTCAAGTTCATTTGACACTTCAATTTCAGATACTCCCGGGCGAATGAATGATAGAATATGTTCAAAGGCAGCATCTGCAATCTGTGCAGCTTCCTTTAATATCTTAATCTCTGAATCAGTCTTTATCAAGCGTAACTTTTCTACAAGCCCAGAAGTTGGGATAAATTCAGCATCGATCGCTTCTTTATGCGCTGAATAAGAACTATATGTAAGAGTATCTTGCTCAAAGCCAAGCTTTTGAATTCCTAGTTCCTTCACTTGCTTTGCAATTTCATCAATGATTAATCCTGCATGCTGTACAATCTCATATCCAACAGCTTGTTTACTAGCCTGCTCTACGTAACGGAAATCTGTAATAAATTGCGCATGGTTTTTCGAAATCAGTATAACACCAGCTGTTCCTGTGAAGTTAGCCATATACCTACGACTATGTTCATTTGTTAACAAAATACCGTCAATACCAGCCTCATCAAATGCACTTCTTAATCTTTCGATTTTCTCCATTACTTTATGCCTCCCTCAATTTCTCCATTAATGCAAATAACGCTAACTTATAGCCATAAAAACCAAATCCAACAATTTGTCCCGCACAAACAGCTGCCGTCACAGATTCGTGACGGAACGACTCACGCTGGTGAATGTTAGAAATATGTACTTCAATAACAGGAATCGAAATGCTCGCAATTGCATCTCGAATCGCATAGCTATAATGCGTAAATGCCCCAGGATTTAAAATGATCCCTTCATATGTATCTTCCGCCTCATGAATACGATCGATAATCGCACCTTCATGATTCGATTGGAAACATTCTAACTCCACTCCCAATGTTTCTGCTTCTTGCTTCATATCTGTTTCAAGTGTCGCTAGCGTGCCCTTTCCATATACATTTACCTCCCTGACACCGAGGCGATTTAGGTTAGGACCGTTTACGAGGAGTACCTTTTTCATATGCTTAAAACTCCTTAGTATTAAATATCTATACAACATTTTAACATAGGAGTTACTTATTTGAATAGTTCGTCTTCTCTTCTCCTTCTCTCTCAGCTTTATTGGTATTTACTGCGTAGGAAACAGAGTATGCTATAAACACACCATACAATATAAAAATGCATATCGTCGTCACAATTGTTTCTTTCGGTAAATGAAGTGCACTTTTAATGGCAGGCGCTATTAATCCCATTCCGAAAAATAGTAACGCCCACCAAAATAGCCCATAAATCACCCCTGGAATAATTCCTTCAAACTTTACCAAAAACGCTTTATACAAAAAGGCAATTAAAATCGAAAGTAGTCCCATACAAACAATTCCTGACACATTGCCCCATACCCCTTCTTTCCAGCTTCCAAAGGCAAATGGTAAAAGTAAATAGTTCGGTCCCGCTTCCGTAAATGAAAATATATGAAGGAAATACCATATCCCCCCCCAAAAGATTCCACCAAATAAACCAATTTGTACAAAATTCCTTGTTCCTAATTGTTCTTGACTCACATCGACACCTCCGCTCAATAGTATGCCCGAAACTATTTTGAACCATGTTTAAATACTGCAAAATTTGTCTATAAAAAGAATAAGAAATGTCCGACTCTCGTAACATTTTTCCTTGTCATATACTTGTATTTGTCGATAAAATAAAGGAAACTCGGTGATTGTCTTATTTCAAAATGACAGAACCCAGTATGACAATTGCCTCTTTTTCTACATAAGAGAGAAACAAATACAGGTTGGTGTTAACATGGCAGAAGAGTCAAAACAAATATATGGCGGGCAAGCAGTCATAGAAGGAGTTATGTTTGGCGGTAGAGAATATACTGTTACAGCGGTTCGTCGTAAAGATAAATCGATTGAATTTTATCGATTACCACGCGTTCGTAATAAAGCATTATCTATCCTGAAAAAAATTCCATTTTTACGAGGGATTGCCGCTATTGTGGATGCAAGTGCGAACGGAGCAAAACATTTAAACTTTGCTTCAGAACGATTTGATGTCCACCCAGAAGAAGACGCACAAATCGCAAATAACAAAGAAGAACAATCGAAATTAACGATGGTATTAGGAGTTGCAGCAGTTGGTGTTTTATCTTTCATATTCGGTAAAGTCATTTTCACAGCAGTTCCTGCACTACTAGCTGAATTAACGAGACCGATTTTCCCCTCTCATACAGGGCAAATCATTGTCGAAAGTGTCATTAAGCTCATGCTATTATTGAGCTATATATACTTTATTTCTTTAACCCCACTTATTAAGCGGGTATTTCAGTACCATGGTGCGGAGCATAAAGTAATTAATGCCTATGAGAATAATCTTCCAATGACTGTAGAAAATGTGCAAAAACAAACGCGCCTTCATTATCGCTGTGGCAGTAGCTTTATTATATTTACAGTCATTATTGGAATGTTTGTTTATTTCCTTGTCCCTACAGATCCACTTTGGGCCAGAGTCGTAAACCGAATTTTATTAATTCCAGTCGTTCTCGGCATTTCTTTTGAAGTGTTGCAATTTACAAATCGATTACGCGATATTCCAGTATTACGCATACTTGGATATCCCGGATTATGGCTGCAACTATTAACAACGAAAGAACCAACAGATGATCAAGTGGAAGTAGCCATTGCATCGTTTGAAGAATTATTACGTTTAGAAAACAAACAATAATTATTTAAAAATGGTGTTCAACTCCTTTCCTCATCGTTAATATACTATTTTTAATATATGTTTTTAGGAGGTGTTCCTTATGAACGGTCGTTCGTTTACATTCGCTATAGTTATGCTTATTATCGGATTAGCAATATTCGGCCTTGTTTCATCTGTCATTACAGATCCAATGGGAGTTTTAAAAAATATTGGTATCATGTTGGCTGTCGTTGGTATCTTTTATTTACTCTACAAAATGTTTACAAACTCTAGTGGTTCTGCAAATTCGCAAAGCTCTTATAAGCGTGCTGCAAAACAATCGAACCGCAAACATGGGAAACAAAACGTAGCACCCCTAAGCAATTCATTATTTAAATCAAATGCTTCTAATGACAAAGATAAAAAAGGGAATCCTTCCACTTTGAAGCGAAAAAGAAAACAATCTCATCTGACTGTCATTGAAGGTAAAAAAAACAAAAAGAAAGACCGTGCTTCCTTTTAGGAAATACGGTCTTTTTTTATACTTTGAAGCACTTCTTTCAAACTTTTATCTTTCATACTTTCAATTCGAAGGTGATGATTTTCAAATGGTAAATTCCGTGTCACATCATTAGGTACAACAACGCACTTTAATTCTGCTGCAATCGCTGCTTTCAATCCGTTTAACGAGTCTTCAAATACAACAACTTCAGACGGATCAATCCCTAAATCTTCTATTGCAATTTGATAAAGTGCTGGGTCTGGT includes these proteins:
- a CDS encoding GNAT family N-acetyltransferase, with the translated sequence MQHVRLLPLDLRYANVLFELSSDPHVKNALGIKVEKIEDTKAFLLFAIEEENQKKSLSRVVLNEENEIIGLTTLKHINYEKKQSHIGSWLGHPYWGKGYNEAAKKEILKIAFLDLQLTYVFAGAKTNNIRSLKAQEKLPYISLHVENKFPEEHAALAKEVKSPCSLHVVSRKNFLNWVKLQSEEEKYEGIEN
- the efp gene encoding elongation factor P, which encodes MISVNDFRTGLTISVDNALWQVMDFQHVKPGKGAAFVRSKLRNLRTGSVQEKTFRAGEKVEKAHIENRRMQYLYASGESHVFMDNGTYEQIELGENQIERELKFLKENMEVSIMTYQDEVLGVELPNTVELKVSETEPGIKGDTASNVTKPATLETGLVVQVPIFINEGEMLIINTGEGKYVSRA
- the pepQ gene encoding Xaa-Pro dipeptidase, whose product is MEKIERLRSAFDEAGIDGILLTNEHSRRYMANFTGTAGVILISKNHAQFITDFRYVEQASKQAVGYEIVQHAGLIIDEIAKQVKELGIQKLGFEQDTLTYSSYSAHKEAIDAEFIPTSGLVEKLRLIKTDSEIKILKEAAQIADAAFEHILSFIRPGVSEIEVSNELEFFMRKQGATSSSFDIIVASGLRSALPHGVASEKVIETGDFVTLDFGAYYKGYCSDITRTIAVGEPSDKLKEIYNIVLEAQLRGVNGIKAGLTGREADALTRDYITEKGYGEYFGHSTGHGIGLEIHEAPGLAFRSDTVLEPGMAVTVEPGIYIPGIGGVRIEDDIIVTSEGNEVITKSPKELIIL
- the aroQ gene encoding type II 3-dehydroquinate dehydratase encodes the protein MKKVLLVNGPNLNRLGVREVNVYGKGTLATLETDMKQEAETLGVELECFQSNHEGAIIDRIHEAEDTYEGIILNPGAFTHYSYAIRDAIASISIPVIEVHISNIHQRESFRHESVTAAVCAGQIVGFGFYGYKLALFALMEKLREA
- a CDS encoding YqhR family membrane protein, yielding MSQEQLGTRNFVQIGLFGGIFWGGIWYFLHIFSFTEAGPNYLLLPFAFGSWKEGVWGNVSGIVCMGLLSILIAFLYKAFLVKFEGIIPGVIYGLFWWALLFFGMGLIAPAIKSALHLPKETIVTTICIFILYGVFIAYSVSYAVNTNKAEREGEEKTNYSNK
- a CDS encoding DUF1385 domain-containing protein translates to MAEESKQIYGGQAVIEGVMFGGREYTVTAVRRKDKSIEFYRLPRVRNKALSILKKIPFLRGIAAIVDASANGAKHLNFASERFDVHPEEDAQIANNKEEQSKLTMVLGVAAVGVLSFIFGKVIFTAVPALLAELTRPIFPSHTGQIIVESVIKLMLLLSYIYFISLTPLIKRVFQYHGAEHKVINAYENNLPMTVENVQKQTRLHYRCGSSFIIFTVIIGMFVYFLVPTDPLWARVVNRILLIPVVLGISFEVLQFTNRLRDIPVLRILGYPGLWLQLLTTKEPTDDQVEVAIASFEELLRLENKQ
- a CDS encoding SA1362 family protein; translation: MNGRSFTFAIVMLIIGLAIFGLVSSVITDPMGVLKNIGIMLAVVGIFYLLYKMFTNSSGSANSQSSYKRAAKQSNRKHGKQNVAPLSNSLFKSNASNDKDKKGNPSTLKRKRKQSHLTVIEGKKNKKKDRASF